The following proteins are co-located in the Hypomesus transpacificus isolate Combined female chromosome 23, fHypTra1, whole genome shotgun sequence genome:
- the LOC124485721 gene encoding PTB domain-containing engulfment adapter protein 1 isoform X3, translating to MNRAFNRKKDKSWMHTPEALAKHYIGYNAKFLGNTEVEQPKGTEVVKDAVRKLKFQRHIKKSEGQKTPKVELQISIYGVKILDPKTKDVQYNCQLHRISFCADDKTDKRIFTFICKDSESNKHLCYVFDSEKCAEEITLTIGQAFDLAYKKFLESGGKDVETRKQIGTLQKRIQELETENSELKTQLQDLEEQLKISPVPPLLHINSTNEAFMLQRPSSLFWCHNRTSFSCVEISSVTLTPMSSPDSNMSAGLLTPPPAKPAVPPAKPADGRSIPRPRGGSLSMKPQSTDVFDMVPFSAVTPLVPIPASNGTPPPPPSTSPQDLRKDLFGAEPFDPFTCGSADFPPDIQSQLDEMQEGFTMGLILEGTVFSLDPLGSHC from the exons TTCCTTGGAAACACAGAAGTTGAGCAACCAAAGGGAACTGAGGTGGTGAAGGATGCAGTGAGAAAGCTGAAG TTTCAAAGGCATATCAAGAAATCAGAGGGACAGAAGACTCCTAAAGTGGAACTGCAAATCTCCATATATGGAGTGAAGATATTGGACCCCAAGACAAAA GATGTGCAGTACAACTGTCAGCTGCATAGAATCTCCTTCTGCGCCGACGACAAGACTGACAAGAGAATATTCACCTTCATCTGCAAAGACTCTGAATCCAACAAACACCTGTGCTATGTGTTTGACAGTGAGAAATGT gcagAGGAGATAACCCTTACTATAGGCCAGGCGTTCGACCTGGCCTACAAGAAGTTCCTGGAGTCTGGCGGCAAGGATGTGGAGACGCGGAAACAGATAGGGACCTTGCAGAAGAGG ATTCAAGAACTGGAAACGGAGAACTCTGAGCTGAAGACACAGCTCcaggacctggaggagcagctgaagaTCTCTCCTGTTCCCCCG CTGCTTCACATAAACTCGACTAACGAGGCGTTCATGTTGCAAAGGCCCTCGTCTCTGTTCTGGTGCCACAACCGGACGTCCTTCTCCTGTGTGGAGATCTCCTCAGTGACTCTCACACCCATGAGCTCACCAGATTCCAACATGTCAGCTGGActcctaacccctcctcctgctaaacctgctgttcctcctgccAAGCCTGCTGACGGTCGCAGCATCCCACGGCCTCGT GGAGGGAGCCTCTCCATGAAACCCCAGTCTACAGACGTCTTTGACATGGTGCCCTTCTCTGCTGTCACCCCCCTGGTGCCCATACCAGCCAGCAATggaactcccccccctccacccagcacATCCCCACAGGATCTAA GGAAAGACCTGTTTGGAGCCGAGCCCTTCGACCCCTTCACCTGCGGCTCTGCAGACTTCCCTCCAGACATCCAGTCCCAGCTGGACGAGATGCAG GAGGGGTTCACAATGGGATTGATCCTGGAGGGGACCGTCTTCTCCCTGGACCCCCTGGGGAGCCACTGCTGA
- the LOC124485721 gene encoding PTB domain-containing engulfment adapter protein 1 isoform X1, with the protein MNRAFNRKKDKSWMHTPEALAKHYIGYNAKFLGNTEVEQPKGTEVVKDAVRKLKFQRHIKKSEGQKTPKVELQISIYGVKILDPKTKDVQYNCQLHRISFCADDKTDKRIFTFICKDSESNKHLCYVFDSEKCAEEITLTIGQAFDLAYKKFLESGGKDVETRKQIGTLQKRIQELETENSELKTQLQDLEEQLKISPVPPGGSLSMKPQSTDVFDMVPFSAVTPLVPIPASNGTPPPPPSTSPQDLRKDLFGAEPFDPFTCGSADFPPDIQSQLDEMQEGFTMGLILEGTVFSLDPLGSHC; encoded by the exons TTCCTTGGAAACACAGAAGTTGAGCAACCAAAGGGAACTGAGGTGGTGAAGGATGCAGTGAGAAAGCTGAAG TTTCAAAGGCATATCAAGAAATCAGAGGGACAGAAGACTCCTAAAGTGGAACTGCAAATCTCCATATATGGAGTGAAGATATTGGACCCCAAGACAAAA GATGTGCAGTACAACTGTCAGCTGCATAGAATCTCCTTCTGCGCCGACGACAAGACTGACAAGAGAATATTCACCTTCATCTGCAAAGACTCTGAATCCAACAAACACCTGTGCTATGTGTTTGACAGTGAGAAATGT gcagAGGAGATAACCCTTACTATAGGCCAGGCGTTCGACCTGGCCTACAAGAAGTTCCTGGAGTCTGGCGGCAAGGATGTGGAGACGCGGAAACAGATAGGGACCTTGCAGAAGAGG ATTCAAGAACTGGAAACGGAGAACTCTGAGCTGAAGACACAGCTCcaggacctggaggagcagctgaagaTCTCTCCTGTTCCCCCG GGAGGGAGCCTCTCCATGAAACCCCAGTCTACAGACGTCTTTGACATGGTGCCCTTCTCTGCTGTCACCCCCCTGGTGCCCATACCAGCCAGCAATggaactcccccccctccacccagcacATCCCCACAGGATCTAA GGAAAGACCTGTTTGGAGCCGAGCCCTTCGACCCCTTCACCTGCGGCTCTGCAGACTTCCCTCCAGACATCCAGTCCCAGCTGGACGAGATGCAG GAGGGGTTCACAATGGGATTGATCCTGGAGGGGACCGTCTTCTCCCTGGACCCCCTGGGGAGCCACTGCTGA
- the LOC124485721 gene encoding PTB domain-containing engulfment adapter protein 1 isoform X2, whose product MNRAFNRKKDKSWMHTPEALAKHYIGYNAKFLGNTEVEQPKGTEVVKDAVRKLKFQRHIKKSEGQKTPKVELQISIYGVKILDPKTKDVQYNCQLHRISFCADDKTDKRIFTFICKDSESNKHLCYVFDSEKCAEEITLTIGQAFDLAYKKFLESGGKDVETRKQIGTLQKRIQELETENSELKTQLQDLEEQLKISPVPPGGSLSMKPQSTDVFDMVPFSAVTPLVPIPASNGTPPPPPSTSPQDLRKDLFGAEPFDPFTCGSADFPPDIQSQLDEMQVTACLNDLRACMIDS is encoded by the exons TTCCTTGGAAACACAGAAGTTGAGCAACCAAAGGGAACTGAGGTGGTGAAGGATGCAGTGAGAAAGCTGAAG TTTCAAAGGCATATCAAGAAATCAGAGGGACAGAAGACTCCTAAAGTGGAACTGCAAATCTCCATATATGGAGTGAAGATATTGGACCCCAAGACAAAA GATGTGCAGTACAACTGTCAGCTGCATAGAATCTCCTTCTGCGCCGACGACAAGACTGACAAGAGAATATTCACCTTCATCTGCAAAGACTCTGAATCCAACAAACACCTGTGCTATGTGTTTGACAGTGAGAAATGT gcagAGGAGATAACCCTTACTATAGGCCAGGCGTTCGACCTGGCCTACAAGAAGTTCCTGGAGTCTGGCGGCAAGGATGTGGAGACGCGGAAACAGATAGGGACCTTGCAGAAGAGG ATTCAAGAACTGGAAACGGAGAACTCTGAGCTGAAGACACAGCTCcaggacctggaggagcagctgaagaTCTCTCCTGTTCCCCCG GGAGGGAGCCTCTCCATGAAACCCCAGTCTACAGACGTCTTTGACATGGTGCCCTTCTCTGCTGTCACCCCCCTGGTGCCCATACCAGCCAGCAATggaactcccccccctccacccagcacATCCCCACAGGATCTAA GGAAAGACCTGTTTGGAGCCGAGCCCTTCGACCCCTTCACCTGCGGCTCTGCAGACTTCCCTCCAGACATCCAGTCCCAGCTGGACGAGATGCAGGTGACTGCATGTCTGAACGATCTTAGGGCCTGTATGATTGACTCAT GA